One segment of Streptosporangium brasiliense DNA contains the following:
- a CDS encoding extracellular solute-binding protein: protein MTADDKSVYLDSSPAEKGQKLFESGRPALFLSGPWVLPDLQAAKLDYGVARLPGTDGNHETVSGPDNWVVFEHDERRVKAAAKTDAVLAVPGG, encoded by the coding sequence ATGACGGCCGACGATAAGTCGGTCTACCTCGACTCCAGCCCGGCCGAGAAGGGGCAGAAGCTGTTCGAGTCCGGACGGCCGGCCCTCTTCCTGTCCGGCCCGTGGGTGCTCCCGGACCTGCAGGCGGCGAAACTCGACTACGGCGTCGCGCGGCTGCCCGGCACGGACGGCAACCACGAGACGGTCTCGGGGCCCGACAACTGGGTCGTCTTCGAGCACGACGAGCGGCGGGTCAAGGCTGCCGCCAAGACCGACGCGGTGCTCGCCGTACCGGGGGGCTGA
- a CDS encoding SMP-30/gluconolactonase/LRE family protein, producing MTRVSEPEIVPVPRARLGEGPRWDGRTGTLLWVDIPAGRVHRLDPSDGSHGVIDVGQPVGVVAPRAAGGLALAVRDGFAVLPEPRWAAPTTGDAAAHGGLELIAPVTAAERPGNRMNDGACDRAGRFFAGTKAEDDTPGAGAVYRLDPDHRCERVLEGVTVSNGIAWSPDERLLYYVDTPTGRVDVFDYDPGDGRLGNRRTFAEISRGMPDGITVDARGHVWVALWGGGAVLRLRPDGRLDLTVEIPATNVTSCAFGGPDLDVLYVTTASDGTAGGELLRCRTSVEGMPANPYRERA from the coding sequence ATGACCAGGGTCTCGGAACCGGAGATCGTCCCGGTGCCCCGGGCGCGGCTGGGCGAGGGGCCACGGTGGGACGGACGCACCGGGACGCTCCTGTGGGTCGACATCCCGGCGGGCCGGGTGCACCGTCTCGACCCCTCCGACGGCTCGCACGGCGTGATCGACGTGGGACAGCCGGTCGGGGTGGTGGCCCCCAGGGCCGCCGGCGGGCTGGCGCTCGCCGTCCGGGACGGCTTCGCCGTACTCCCCGAGCCCCGGTGGGCGGCCCCCACGACCGGGGACGCCGCCGCGCACGGCGGCCTGGAGCTGATCGCGCCGGTGACGGCCGCCGAGCGGCCGGGCAACCGGATGAACGACGGCGCCTGCGACCGCGCGGGCAGGTTCTTCGCCGGCACCAAGGCGGAGGACGACACCCCCGGAGCGGGCGCGGTCTACCGGCTCGACCCCGACCACCGCTGCGAACGGGTGCTGGAGGGGGTCACGGTCTCCAACGGGATCGCCTGGAGCCCGGACGAGCGGCTGCTCTACTACGTGGACACGCCCACCGGACGGGTGGACGTCTTCGACTACGACCCGGGTGACGGGCGGCTCGGCAACCGCCGGACGTTCGCCGAGATCTCGCGGGGGATGCCCGACGGGATCACCGTGGACGCCCGCGGCCACGTGTGGGTCGCGCTGTGGGGCGGCGGCGCCGTCCTGCGCCTGCGCCCCGACGGACGGCTGGACCTGACCGTCGAGATCCCCGCCACCAACGTGACGAGCTGCGCGTTCGGCGGCCCCGACCTCGACGTGCTGTATGTGACCACCGCCTCCGACGGCACGGCGGGCGGCGAGCTGCTGCGCTGCCGCACCTCCGTCGAGGGGATGCCGGCCAACCCCTACCGGGAGCGCGCGTGA
- a CDS encoding IclR family transcriptional regulator produces MGEAQSPVGSVDRALLILQEIGRHSRGMTLDELATRLGLPKSSLHRLLGALKHRGFAAQPEPSGPYFLGSEMLATAFRFHETMDLRAIVRPLLLRLSEEFAETVHMATLDGGEVVYLDKVEAVRSITMTSVVGGRNAAHCTGVGKALLAWTYPTDEAVKAWAERYGPLAAPSRNTITSPAKLAAHLAQIRERGYALDLEENEPGVRCVAAPVFMGKPTPVAAVSVTALKDRMPPARMEEVGAALRQAVAEQL; encoded by the coding sequence ATGGGCGAGGCCCAGTCTCCGGTGGGAAGCGTCGACCGCGCCCTGCTGATCCTGCAGGAGATCGGCAGGCACAGCAGGGGGATGACCCTCGACGAGCTGGCCACCCGGCTCGGGCTGCCCAAGAGCTCGCTCCACCGCCTGCTCGGCGCGCTGAAGCACCGGGGGTTCGCCGCGCAGCCCGAGCCCAGCGGGCCCTACTTCCTCGGCTCCGAGATGCTCGCCACGGCCTTCCGCTTCCACGAGACCATGGACCTGCGCGCCATCGTCCGTCCCCTCCTGCTCCGGCTGAGCGAGGAGTTCGCCGAGACCGTGCACATGGCCACGCTCGACGGGGGCGAGGTCGTCTACCTGGACAAGGTCGAGGCGGTCCGTTCGATCACGATGACCTCGGTGGTGGGCGGGCGCAACGCCGCGCACTGCACCGGCGTGGGCAAGGCGTTGCTGGCCTGGACCTACCCGACCGACGAGGCCGTCAAGGCGTGGGCGGAGAGATACGGCCCGCTCGCCGCGCCGAGCCGCAACACCATCACGAGCCCGGCGAAGCTGGCCGCGCACCTGGCCCAGATCCGGGAGCGGGGCTACGCGCTGGACCTGGAGGAGAACGAGCCCGGCGTGCGCTGTGTCGCCGCACCCGTCTTCATGGGCAAGCCCACCCCCGTCGCCGCGGTGAGCGTGACGGCCCTCAAGGACCGCATGCCTCCGGCCAGGATGGAGGAGGTCGGCGCGGCCCTGCGGCAGGCGGTCGCCGAGCAGCTCTGA
- a CDS encoding bifunctional polysaccharide deacetylase/glycosyltransferase family 2 protein produces MSPQPPPATQVWPPLDPAGTAGSADSATVTLADLMPPPPGQSQDGGGRPADRGRRRRQGDPRGHWFLVAVGVVLMAGALLLNGYATSTVGETHAAPPPADRPSTELDDVRHGGPVLNLTGARPDSARLPARTVALTFDDGPDPRWTPQLLDVLAKHSAKATFFAVGARIAENPELVRRIVAEGHEIGNHTYAHADLAAVPDWRLRLELSLTQKALAGAAGVHTRLVRPPYSSSPAAVTGPQLRALRVMGGEGYIVALTDLDTKDWARPGVDQIVRAALPRRGRGAVIMMHDSGGDRGQTVAAVDRLLTRLAEQKYRATTLTSALGMPSAHAPAGDLERVAGTGLGLAQRGASGFVTVMSWVLAVAGGLTLLRLLFFLVLAWVHARRARGGKRRAGRAPAWPAPPAVSVIVPAYNEEAGIEATVRSLVNTGYPGALEVIVVDDGSSDGTAAIAASLDLPGVRVIRQENGGKPAALNTGIAHASHDILVMVDGDTVFEPDTIEHLVRPLADPAVGAVSGNTKVGNRRGMIGRWQHIEYVIGFNLDRRAFDLLGCMPTVPGAIGAFRRSALREIGGVSVDTLAEDTDLTMAMCRGGWRVVYEENALAWTEAPTSLGQLWRQRYRWCYGTLQAMWKHRRAIAEPGPFGRRCLGYLTLFQVVLPLLAPVVDVMAVYSVLVGDPLPVVAVWAGFVLVQAFSGWYALRLDRERASALWVLPLQQFVYRQLMYLVVIQSVATAVLGVRLRWQTIRREGTFAG; encoded by the coding sequence ATGAGCCCGCAGCCGCCACCGGCGACACAGGTATGGCCGCCGCTGGATCCGGCCGGGACGGCGGGGTCCGCCGACTCCGCCACCGTCACCCTCGCCGACCTGATGCCGCCCCCGCCCGGGCAGTCCCAGGACGGAGGAGGGCGCCCCGCGGACCGGGGACGGCGCCGGCGGCAGGGCGACCCGCGAGGGCACTGGTTCCTGGTCGCGGTCGGCGTCGTGCTGATGGCGGGAGCGCTGCTGCTCAACGGGTACGCGACCAGCACGGTGGGCGAGACGCACGCCGCCCCGCCCCCGGCCGACCGGCCCTCCACCGAGCTCGACGACGTACGGCACGGCGGCCCGGTGCTCAATCTCACCGGTGCCAGGCCGGACAGTGCCCGCCTCCCGGCCCGCACGGTGGCGCTCACCTTCGACGACGGCCCCGACCCGCGCTGGACCCCGCAGCTGCTCGACGTGCTCGCCAAGCACTCCGCCAAGGCGACGTTCTTCGCCGTCGGCGCCCGGATCGCCGAGAACCCCGAGCTGGTCCGGCGGATCGTCGCCGAGGGACACGAGATCGGCAACCACACCTACGCCCACGCCGACCTCGCCGCCGTGCCGGACTGGCGGTTACGGCTGGAGCTGTCGCTGACGCAGAAGGCGCTGGCCGGCGCGGCGGGCGTGCACACCCGCCTGGTGCGCCCGCCGTACTCCTCCTCTCCGGCGGCCGTCACCGGCCCCCAGCTGCGCGCGCTGCGTGTCATGGGAGGGGAAGGGTACATCGTCGCGCTCACCGACCTGGACACCAAGGACTGGGCCAGGCCCGGCGTCGACCAGATCGTCCGCGCCGCTCTCCCCCGCCGGGGCAGAGGCGCGGTGATCATGATGCACGACTCGGGAGGCGACCGCGGTCAGACGGTCGCCGCGGTGGACCGCCTGCTCACCAGGCTCGCCGAGCAGAAGTATCGGGCGACGACGCTCACCTCCGCGCTCGGTATGCCCTCCGCCCACGCCCCGGCCGGAGACCTGGAGCGCGTCGCCGGCACCGGGCTGGGTCTCGCCCAGCGCGGGGCGAGCGGCTTCGTCACGGTGATGTCGTGGGTCCTGGCCGTCGCCGGGGGTCTCACCCTGCTGCGGCTGCTGTTCTTCCTGGTCCTGGCATGGGTGCACGCCCGGCGCGCACGGGGCGGCAAGAGGCGGGCCGGGCGTGCCCCGGCATGGCCCGCGCCGCCCGCCGTCAGCGTGATCGTCCCGGCCTACAACGAGGAGGCCGGGATCGAGGCCACCGTACGCTCACTGGTGAACACCGGCTATCCCGGCGCGCTGGAGGTGATCGTCGTGGACGACGGCTCCTCCGACGGCACCGCCGCCATCGCCGCCTCCCTCGATCTGCCCGGAGTACGGGTGATCCGCCAGGAGAACGGCGGCAAGCCCGCGGCGCTCAACACCGGTATCGCGCACGCCTCGCACGACATCCTGGTCATGGTGGACGGCGACACCGTCTTCGAGCCCGACACCATCGAGCACCTGGTCCGGCCGCTCGCCGACCCGGCCGTGGGCGCGGTCAGCGGCAACACCAAGGTCGGCAACCGGCGCGGCATGATCGGCCGCTGGCAGCACATCGAGTACGTCATCGGCTTCAACCTCGACCGTCGCGCCTTCGACCTGCTGGGGTGCATGCCCACCGTGCCGGGGGCGATCGGGGCCTTCCGGCGCTCGGCGCTGCGGGAGATCGGGGGAGTCAGCGTCGACACCCTGGCCGAGGACACCGACCTGACCATGGCGATGTGCCGGGGCGGCTGGCGGGTGGTCTACGAGGAGAACGCGCTGGCGTGGACCGAGGCGCCGACCTCGCTCGGGCAGCTGTGGCGCCAGCGTTACCGCTGGTGCTACGGCACGCTGCAGGCGATGTGGAAGCACCGCCGCGCGATCGCGGAGCCGGGCCCGTTCGGCCGGCGCTGCCTGGGCTACCTGACGCTGTTCCAGGTGGTGCTACCGCTGCTCGCCCCGGTCGTGGACGTCATGGCCGTCTACAGCGTGCTGGTGGGAGATCCGCTGCCGGTGGTGGCCGTCTGGGCGGGATTCGTGCTCGTCCAGGCGTTCAGCGGCTGGTACGCGCTGCGCCTGGACCGCGAGCGGGCCTCGGCACTGTGGGTGCTGCCGCTGCAGCAGTTCGTCTACCGGCAGCTGATGTACCTGGTGGTGATCCAGTCGGTGGCGACCGCCGTGCTCGGGGTGCGCCTGCGCTGGCAGACGATCCGCCGGGAGGGCACTTTCGCGGGCTGA
- a CDS encoding type 2 lanthipeptide synthetase LanM family protein: MAGEFDPPLDVLTGPALADLAARLGSITGLTAADRRALLDGAAAALEETVRRKVTRVLVLELNAARISGRLTAADPAARWEQWRRSVAEPAFWRELAGHYPTMPGRLRTVIGNRCEAAALLARRYAADRAVLPTGELTSVEFGAGDSHRGGHAVAVLHGVDGRVVYKPRPLQVDAELARLIPRVLPGEPLIRVPEVIVRDGYGWAEHIRHRHCDGDAELRAFYRGIGHWLALMRLLGGSDLHAENLIAAGPHPVVVDCETLFTPHASAAPSGYGLAVDRAVSLVEGSVLRTGLLPGRGVALGWRGVDLSAVGALPGQQPYMELPVVLGAGTDTARLGVERVPVPQTANHPSPGPVLGRYWDLILAGFDELTERLHAMDGRGELAGALDAFTDCPIRVVLRSTESYAELGRMLWHPAALHDEAAARDKTARLLAEQAGNVPGAPADPTVIAAEVDELCEGDVPFFATTPRRGRMDGPRGTAHGPGQDLVADAVRRWRGRDQALDRQVIQAALVSAYLNEGWLPDEKPLAPALVRTDDLDGRRRTVAAGILRGVLDSAVLAEDGTVTWISPVLNPTGWTVQPLSSDLYGGAHGVAVLLAAYLQEAGQGRADPVDGVAELLAGTLRTIRQIEDRDAEHRREGVRLRPQPPGGYIGVGSQIWGWLLLRRLGAVGREEALTRASALAATVPGSVAADDVYDLVTGMAGAVVPLLGLASQTGDGQWAGQAAAIGVRLAELAQSREPGVCWPSARFPQGLGGLAHGATGIGWALSRLAASPTGAPASGTTAPDAVTPLSGAGTASPTGAPAFGTTALAAFAYEDSLYDPGLGGWRDLREDGITAAAWCHGAGGVGVVAADRLAREGGERWRETLRRAAAACWGEGLGWNHTLCHGDLGAWEVIDLALAAGVGPRGVDRERLDASILGGIEEHGPVSGLARDVFAPGLLPGLGGVAYQLLRMRAGGALPSVLLPDPEG; encoded by the coding sequence ATGGCCGGTGAATTCGACCCCCCGCTGGACGTCCTGACCGGACCGGCTCTGGCCGACCTGGCGGCCCGGCTGGGGTCGATCACCGGCCTCACCGCCGCCGACCGGCGGGCCCTGCTCGACGGCGCCGCCGCGGCGCTGGAGGAGACCGTCCGCCGCAAGGTCACCCGGGTGCTGGTGCTGGAGCTCAACGCGGCGAGGATCAGCGGCCGCCTGACGGCCGCCGACCCCGCCGCCCGCTGGGAACAGTGGCGCCGGAGCGTCGCCGAGCCCGCGTTCTGGCGGGAGCTCGCCGGCCACTATCCCACCATGCCGGGCAGGCTGCGGACCGTGATCGGCAACCGGTGCGAGGCCGCCGCCCTCCTGGCCCGCCGGTACGCCGCCGACAGGGCCGTGCTCCCCACCGGGGAGCTGACGAGTGTGGAGTTCGGCGCCGGCGACAGCCACCGTGGCGGGCACGCCGTCGCCGTCCTGCACGGCGTGGACGGCCGCGTGGTCTACAAACCACGCCCGCTCCAGGTGGACGCGGAGCTCGCCCGCCTCATCCCACGCGTGCTGCCCGGCGAGCCGCTCATCCGCGTGCCCGAAGTGATCGTCCGTGACGGGTACGGCTGGGCCGAGCACATCCGGCACCGCCACTGCGACGGCGACGCCGAGCTGCGCGCCTTCTACCGGGGGATCGGCCACTGGCTGGCGCTCATGCGCCTGCTGGGCGGCAGCGACCTGCACGCCGAGAACCTGATCGCGGCCGGACCCCACCCCGTCGTCGTCGACTGCGAGACGCTCTTCACCCCGCACGCCTCCGCCGCCCCCTCCGGCTACGGCCTGGCCGTCGACCGGGCGGTGAGCCTGGTCGAGGGCTCGGTGCTGCGCACCGGGCTGCTGCCCGGCCGGGGCGTCGCGCTGGGCTGGCGCGGGGTCGACCTCTCCGCCGTCGGCGCCCTGCCCGGACAGCAGCCGTACATGGAGCTGCCCGTCGTGCTCGGCGCGGGCACCGACACCGCCAGGCTGGGCGTGGAGCGCGTGCCCGTCCCGCAGACGGCCAACCACCCCAGCCCCGGACCGGTGCTCGGCCGCTACTGGGACCTGATCCTCGCCGGGTTCGACGAGCTGACCGAGCGCCTGCACGCGATGGACGGCCGGGGCGAGCTGGCCGGGGCGCTCGACGCCTTCACCGACTGCCCGATCCGGGTGGTGCTGCGCTCCACCGAGTCCTACGCCGAGCTGGGCAGGATGCTCTGGCACCCGGCCGCGCTGCACGACGAGGCGGCGGCGCGTGACAAGACCGCGCGGCTGCTGGCCGAGCAGGCCGGGAACGTGCCGGGCGCGCCCGCCGACCCCACCGTCATCGCGGCGGAGGTGGACGAGCTCTGCGAGGGCGACGTCCCCTTCTTCGCCACCACCCCGCGCAGGGGGCGCATGGACGGCCCCCGCGGTACCGCCCACGGACCCGGGCAGGATCTCGTCGCCGACGCGGTGCGCCGCTGGCGCGGCCGCGACCAGGCGCTGGACCGCCAGGTGATCCAGGCCGCCCTGGTCAGCGCCTATCTCAACGAGGGCTGGCTGCCCGACGAGAAGCCGCTGGCCCCCGCCCTGGTCCGCACCGACGACCTGGACGGCAGGCGCCGCACGGTGGCCGCGGGCATCCTGCGCGGCGTGCTGGACAGCGCGGTGCTCGCCGAGGACGGCACCGTCACCTGGATCAGCCCCGTCCTCAACCCCACCGGCTGGACCGTGCAGCCGCTCTCGTCCGACCTGTACGGCGGGGCGCACGGGGTGGCCGTGCTCCTGGCCGCCTACCTCCAGGAGGCCGGGCAGGGCCGGGCCGACCCGGTGGACGGGGTGGCGGAGCTGCTCGCGGGCACGCTGCGCACGATCAGGCAGATCGAGGACAGGGACGCCGAGCACCGGCGGGAGGGCGTGCGCCTGCGCCCCCAGCCCCCCGGCGGCTACATCGGCGTCGGCTCCCAGATCTGGGGCTGGCTGCTGCTGCGCCGGCTCGGCGCCGTCGGACGGGAGGAGGCGCTCACCCGGGCGTCCGCGCTGGCCGCGACGGTGCCCGGGTCGGTCGCGGCGGACGATGTGTACGACCTGGTGACGGGCATGGCGGGAGCGGTGGTGCCGCTGCTGGGACTCGCCTCCCAGACGGGCGACGGGCAATGGGCCGGACAGGCGGCCGCGATCGGGGTACGGCTGGCCGAGCTCGCCCAGAGCCGGGAGCCGGGGGTCTGCTGGCCGAGCGCCCGCTTCCCGCAGGGGCTCGGCGGCCTCGCCCACGGCGCCACCGGCATCGGCTGGGCCCTGTCCCGCCTGGCCGCCTCCCCCACCGGGGCGCCTGCCTCCGGCACGACCGCCCCTGACGCCGTGACCCCACTCTCCGGCGCCGGAACCGCCTCCCCCACCGGGGCGCCTGCCTTCGGCACGACCGCCCTGGCCGCGTTCGCCTACGAGGACTCGCTCTACGATCCCGGGCTCGGCGGGTGGCGTGACCTGCGTGAGGACGGGATCACCGCCGCCGCCTGGTGCCACGGCGCCGGTGGCGTCGGCGTGGTGGCCGCCGACCGGCTGGCGCGTGAGGGCGGCGAGCGGTGGCGCGAGACGCTGCGCCGCGCCGCCGCGGCCTGCTGGGGCGAGGGCCTGGGCTGGAACCACACGCTCTGCCACGGCGACCTCGGCGCCTGGGAGGTGATCGACCTGGCGCTGGCCGCCGGCGTCGGTCCCCGGGGCGTGGACAGGGAGAGGCTGGACGCCTCCATCCTCGGCGGCATCGAGGAGCACGGCCCGGTCAGCGGCCTGGCCAGAGACGTCTTCGCCCCCGGTCTGCTGCCCGGGCTGGGCGGCGTGGCCTACCAGCTGCTGCGCATGCGCGCCGGCGGCGCCCTGCCCTCCGTCCTGCTGCCCGACCCGGAGGGATGA
- a CDS encoding DUF6229 family protein, with amino-acid sequence MSVTIEKAEEIIAAWRAGEEPGDGWDSPAGPLLPSGEYAESEITMTGPPISGRCGTACTASPTRYCC; translated from the coding sequence ATGAGCGTGACCATCGAGAAGGCCGAGGAGATCATCGCCGCGTGGCGGGCGGGTGAGGAGCCCGGCGACGGCTGGGACAGCCCGGCGGGCCCGCTGCTGCCCAGCGGCGAGTACGCGGAGTCCGAGATCACCATGACCGGACCGCCGATCTCCGGCCGGTGCGGCACCGCGTGCACCGCCTCCCCCACCCGCTACTGCTGCTGA
- a CDS encoding response regulator transcription factor produces the protein MITISVVDDDQMLIDGLAAWLAGVPGVRLAATGATVAALLGAEAETGEADVVILDLLLADGSDPLDNVRELVRAGRRVLVVSVVPSGDMARKVVRAGACGYLTKDHDLAALIARVGEVVGEGVAYSPELALGWLSDRCADRPTLSPQERAVLLAYASGMTLAAAARSAGVQPGTAKNYLERVKDKYRKAGRPAYTKLELAVRAREDGLLP, from the coding sequence GTGATCACCATTTCCGTGGTCGACGACGACCAGATGCTGATCGACGGACTGGCCGCCTGGCTGGCGGGGGTCCCCGGAGTACGGCTGGCGGCGACGGGGGCCACGGTCGCCGCGCTGCTCGGGGCCGAGGCCGAGACCGGCGAGGCCGACGTGGTGATCCTGGACCTGCTCCTCGCCGACGGCTCCGACCCCCTCGACAACGTCCGCGAGCTGGTGCGCGCCGGCCGCCGGGTGCTGGTGGTCAGCGTGGTGCCCTCCGGCGACATGGCCAGGAAGGTCGTGCGGGCCGGGGCCTGCGGCTACCTGACCAAGGACCACGACCTGGCGGCCCTGATCGCGCGGGTCGGGGAGGTGGTCGGGGAGGGCGTCGCCTACTCTCCCGAGCTCGCCCTGGGCTGGCTGTCCGACCGCTGCGCCGACCGGCCCACGCTGTCACCGCAGGAACGGGCCGTGCTGCTGGCCTACGCCTCGGGGATGACGCTGGCCGCCGCCGCGCGCAGCGCCGGGGTGCAGCCGGGGACGGCCAAGAACTACCTGGAGCGGGTCAAGGACAAATACCGCAAGGCCGGCCGGCCCGCCTACACCAAGCTGGAGCTGGCCGTCCGGGCCAGGGAGGACGGCCTGCTGCCCTAG
- a CDS encoding sensor histidine kinase — protein MGRWGTLGWRDPECLAASPGRERVHRFVAMLLILQRLSYLVPAGASLFNADGLYEDRALNALLLAVALAWNVLQSVSVRRRGWFAPWVVGADVAVTCVLMMGVTANCVGAATTGTANWSSSALLSTGAVVGAFTTRPRHALALLPPIAAYAVAHAGDLGLRYPLPLDLAVRVNGYVWFAVIVYFIRRYLAAQARRLDDLTELRLAAEAEQARSTERLAHYRQLHDTVLTTLTAIARGGLDHRAEQVRRRCAADAEYVRALIGQDSAGPPTTLSNGLAQAVARAACLGLRVRHAAAALPERLPPEVTAALTDACGEALNNVAVHSGAGEAWLTAVTVDGAVTIRVVDRGRGFAPGETEFGFGLRSSVIDRMREAGGSAAILAAPGEGTCVELVWPAG, from the coding sequence GTGGGTCGATGGGGCACGCTCGGCTGGCGCGATCCGGAATGCCTCGCCGCCAGCCCCGGCCGCGAACGCGTGCACCGCTTCGTCGCGATGCTGCTGATCCTGCAGCGCCTCAGCTACCTGGTCCCGGCGGGCGCGAGCCTGTTCAACGCCGACGGGCTCTACGAGGACCGGGCGCTCAACGCCCTGCTGCTGGCCGTCGCCCTGGCGTGGAACGTTCTCCAGTCCGTGTCCGTACGGCGGCGCGGCTGGTTCGCCCCCTGGGTGGTCGGCGCGGACGTGGCGGTGACCTGCGTGCTCATGATGGGGGTCACCGCCAACTGCGTGGGCGCCGCCACGACCGGCACGGCCAACTGGTCCTCCTCCGCCCTGCTGTCCACGGGGGCGGTGGTCGGCGCGTTCACCACGCGGCCCCGCCACGCCCTCGCGCTCCTGCCGCCGATCGCCGCCTACGCGGTGGCGCACGCCGGCGACCTCGGCCTGCGCTACCCGCTCCCGCTCGACCTCGCCGTGCGCGTCAACGGCTACGTGTGGTTCGCGGTGATCGTCTACTTCATCCGCCGCTACCTGGCCGCCCAGGCGCGCCGCCTGGACGACCTGACGGAGCTGCGCCTGGCCGCCGAGGCGGAGCAGGCCCGCTCGACCGAACGGCTGGCCCACTACCGGCAGTTGCACGACACGGTGCTGACCACCTTGACCGCGATCGCCCGGGGCGGCCTGGACCACCGCGCCGAGCAGGTCCGCCGGCGCTGCGCCGCGGACGCCGAGTACGTCCGGGCCCTGATCGGGCAGGACTCGGCGGGCCCGCCGACCACGCTGAGCAACGGGCTGGCCCAGGCGGTGGCCAGGGCCGCCTGCCTGGGACTGCGCGTCAGGCATGCCGCCGCGGCGCTGCCGGAGCGGCTGCCGCCCGAGGTCACCGCCGCCCTCACCGACGCCTGCGGCGAGGCGCTCAACAACGTCGCCGTGCACTCGGGCGCCGGGGAGGCCTGGCTCACCGCGGTCACCGTGGACGGCGCGGTGACCATCCGGGTGGTGGACCGGGGCCGGGGATTCGCTCCCGGGGAGACGGAGTTCGGCTTCGGGCTGCGCTCATCGGTGATCGACCGCATGCGGGAGGCGGGCGGGAGCGCCGCGATCCTGGCGGCACCGGGGGAGGGCACCTGCGTGGAACTCGTCTGGCCCGCCGGCTAG
- a CDS encoding VWA domain-containing protein produces MSDPRISADENRRQVLYWRLLARVFDTDEQPSLEAAGVAIVDDLGLPPALLDPSVSVDTLVQRFPDLGAELRGLMAQRDGGDQPTEGDGAAEGDGADRPERAGAPEGDGDRPERDGAAEDDGADRPERDGAAEVRRAALVSKLLLNVFSTGTGNVTATDLARWQQDAGWFEQALGAEPGELRSRPGAGELAGVLAGLEGDLVKRMRLREVLADPALARKLTPSMSLIEQLLRDKANLSGVALANAKALIRRFVDEVAEVLRTQVEKTSVGVVDRSVPPKRVFRNLDLERTIWKNLTNWSPEDQRLYVDRLYYRHTARRTTPARLIVVVDQSGSMVDAMVNCTILASIFAGLPKVDVHLVAYDTRALDLTPWVHDPFEVLLRTTLGGGTDGTVAMALARPKIADPRNTVMVWISDFYDNRALITDFEAVHRSGVKFIPVGSVNSSGHQSVDPWFRQKLKDLGTPVISGHIRKLVFELKNFLA; encoded by the coding sequence ATGAGCGACCCCCGGATCAGCGCCGACGAGAACCGGCGCCAGGTGCTCTACTGGCGTCTTCTGGCGCGCGTGTTCGACACCGACGAGCAGCCCTCGCTGGAGGCCGCCGGCGTGGCCATCGTCGACGATCTCGGGCTGCCGCCGGCGCTGCTCGACCCGTCGGTGTCGGTCGACACCCTCGTGCAGCGCTTCCCGGACCTGGGCGCCGAGCTGCGGGGCCTGATGGCGCAGCGCGACGGCGGCGACCAGCCGACGGAAGGTGACGGTGCGGCCGAGGGCGACGGCGCTGACCGGCCTGAGCGGGCCGGTGCGCCCGAGGGCGATGGTGACCGGCCTGAGCGGGACGGCGCGGCCGAGGATGATGGCGCTGACCGGCCTGAGCGCGACGGCGCGGCCGAGGTGCGCCGGGCGGCTCTGGTGTCGAAGCTCCTGCTCAACGTGTTCTCGACCGGGACGGGCAACGTCACCGCCACCGACCTGGCCCGCTGGCAGCAGGACGCCGGCTGGTTCGAGCAGGCGCTCGGGGCCGAGCCGGGTGAGCTGCGCTCCCGTCCCGGCGCGGGCGAGCTGGCCGGTGTCCTGGCCGGTCTGGAGGGCGACCTCGTCAAGCGCATGCGCCTGCGCGAGGTGCTCGCCGACCCGGCCCTGGCCAGGAAGCTCACGCCGAGCATGTCGCTCATCGAGCAGTTGCTGCGGGACAAGGCCAACCTGTCGGGGGTCGCGCTGGCCAACGCCAAGGCGCTGATCCGCAGGTTCGTCGACGAGGTCGCCGAGGTGCTGCGCACGCAGGTCGAGAAGACCAGCGTCGGCGTCGTCGACAGGTCGGTGCCGCCGAAGCGGGTCTTCCGCAACCTCGACCTCGAACGGACGATCTGGAAGAACCTGACCAACTGGAGCCCGGAGGACCAGCGGCTGTACGTGGACCGGCTGTACTACCGGCACACCGCCCGCCGCACCACGCCCGCGCGGTTGATCGTGGTCGTCGACCAGTCGGGGTCGATGGTCGACGCGATGGTGAACTGCACGATCCTCGCCTCGATCTTCGCCGGGCTGCCCAAGGTGGACGTGCACCTGGTCGCCTACGACACCCGCGCGCTCGACCTGACCCCGTGGGTGCACGACCCGTTCGAGGTGCTGCTGCGGACGACGCTCGGCGGCGGCACCGACGGGACCGTCGCGATGGCCCTCGCCCGGCCGAAGATCGCCGATCCGCGCAACACCGTGATGGTGTGGATCTCCGACTTCTACGACAACCGAGCACTGATCACCGACTTCGAGGCGGTGCACCGGTCAGGGGTGAAGTTCATCCCGGTCGGCTCGGTGAACAGCTCGGGACACCAGAGTGTGGACCCCTGGTTCCGCCAGAAACTCAAGGACCTGGGCACCCCCGTGATCTCGGGCCACATCCGCAAACTCGTGTTCGAGCTCAAGAACTTCCTCGCCTAG